The DNA window GATCAGCGTGATCTTGGAGACGATGGTGCCGTCTTTCTTGTGGGGCTTGCGGATGATACCGTTGCCGGCCTTCTCGATCTCACGGGCCTCATCGCCGAGTGCTGCTGCCTGGCGCATCATTTCGTGGGCGCTGGCGACGATCGGAATGTACTTCTCCCATTCCTTGGTCATGAAGCAACCCTTGACATTGACGCCTGCGACTGCCTGGGCGATCTCATAGGCTGCGCGTGCCTTTGCCAGTGCATAGGGGTTTGAGAACTCGCCGTCGACTGCCTTGTCGGAGGTCATGACGACCTTCGGGAGGACGAGATCCGCACCCTTCTTGCCTTCCTTGACCTGGTCGATGACCTTGTCGAGTTCGGTCTGCAGCTTTCTGAAGGCACCGGTCAGGGCCAGGACCTTGACGAGGTTCCCATTGAAGTCCGCCATCTCGACTGGGTCGAGGAACTCGCGGCGGGCACCGATCATGGCGTCTGCTTTCATGATGATGTATCCGAACGAGCTGGCCTTCAGGGCTTCCCATCCTTCCTTCTTGGTCGTGATGTCGTCGGTGATCACCACGCAGGGGATGCCTGCCTTCAGGAGTTCGTCACGGGCACCGACTGGTCCGGGGAGGACGCCGTTCGGGGAGACGACAATACAGAAGTCTGGTTCCCATGCCTTCATTGTTGAGACAACACGGTCGATGTCTTCTGGCTGGAGCTTGGTTCCGCTCGTCGCCATGAAGGTCTGCATGTCTTCACGGTCTGCACGCTCATCAAGAAGAAGTTCGGCCATTACGCCGCTTGCAATATTACCTAATTTGGCAATTCCAACTTTAACAACCATTGATTTACCTCTTTATGCTACGTAATTACAATCAATACTAATATAAACATTTTGAATTTTTTCCGATTTCTGCTACTCAAATCCATAAATTATGAAAAAAACAGGTTTTTCCTGTGAGAAAACGGTGCGCGTCATCTCCTCTGGTGGGATCCTTTGATGCTGGTTAATGAAAATCTATTAATCGTCTGGAACTAGTTATTGTATATGAAAGAGGGGTTGCTGACTGAGCGGCAGAAAGAGGTGCTCAGGTACCGGAAGCAGGGGATGACCCAGCAGCAGATCGCCGACATCATCGAGACTTCAAAGGCCAATGTCTGTACCATCGAGAAGTCTGCGATGGAGAATATCCGGCGAGCAAAGGAGACACTCAGATTCCTTTACACCCTGGACGCGATCGCACTCTGCACCATCCCAGCAGGTACCGACCTTTTGACTGTCGGTCCGTCGATCTATAAGGAGGCTGAAAAACATCAGATCAAGGTCAAGTATGACACGCTCACCCTGATCAACCGGCTTCGCGATTCACATCCCGATCAGGTTCGAGGACGATATATCAGGGAGGAGATCGGTGTATACATCACCCAGGATGGTGACCTTTACTTTGAGTGAATCAAAAACTTAAATTCATATTATTTTTTAGGGAGTAGCATGTAATAAATCGCAAAACAGTGGACCCGACGGGATTTGAACCCGTGGCCTTCACGTTGCAAACGTGACGATCTACCCCTGATCTACGAGCCCTTTTCTGCAGACTGAATGTCAGTCTCCATTATTACGTGGTCGACGGTCCCATATATCTGTTGCTGAAGAAACGCCCATTTTCCCGTCTCTGGGATAGATGGTTCGGGGTTCCACGCAGCAACGATCAGATCATCGCTTGACGGGAGGTCTGATCGTGACGGATCCGTCGAGGTGCATCGATTATCACAGGAGGTCTGAAAAACGATGGACCCGGCGGGAATTGAACCCGCGGCCTTTACGTTGCGAACGTAACGATCTACCCCTGATCTACGAGCCCGAAATAAAAAGATTAGAGGATTATCTCGATATCTAACTTTTCAGCCAGTTCCTTATATCTGTTCCTGATCGTGACCTCGGTCACGCCGGCGACCTCGGCGACCTCACGCTGGGTGCGTCGTTCGCCCCCGAGGATTGAGGAGATATAAATGGCGGCAGCAGCGACTCCGGTCGGCCCTCTGCCGCTCGTAAGTTCGCGTTCTGCTGCCTGGCGAAGGATCTCCACGGCCCTGCTCTGGACCTCGCCTTTCAGCGTCAGCCCTGAGCAGAAGCGCGGAACATAGTCTATCGGGGATGTTGGGAGCAGTTTGAGCCCGAGCTCGCGCGAGATGAACCGGTAGGTTCTGCCGATCTCCTTACGGGAGACACGCGAAACCTCGGCGATCTCATCGAGTGTCCGCGGGACACTGCACTGGCGACAGGCCGCATATAGTGCCGCCGCAGCAACCCCTTCGATCGATCTACCACGGATCAGGTTCTTGTCGACGGCGTCACGGTAGACGACAGCGGCCGTCTCCCGGACATTCCTTGGCAGACCGAGAGCCGAGGCCATCCGGTCCAGTTCGCTCAGGGCAAACGCAAGGTTCCGCTCTGTGGCGTTGCTGACCCTGATCCGCCGCTGCCATTTCCGGAGCCGGTACAACTGGGCCCGGTTCTTACTGCTGATGGCACGACCATACGAGTCCCGGTTTCTCCAGTCGATCATCGTCGAGAGACCCTTGTCGTGGATTGTGAAGGTCATCGGTGCTCCGACCCTCGACCGCTTCATCCGCTGGTCGTGATCGAATGCACGCCACTCTGGTCCGCGGTCGATGAAGTCATCGTCGATGACAAGCCCGCAGTTCTGGCAGACCAGCTCTGCCCGTTCATAATCATGGACCAGTTGCCGGCTCTTGCATTCCGGACAGACAGACTCGGTATGGTCCTCAGTCTTCTTCTCGTGCTCGATGACCCTGTTGCGGTTCTTCAGGGCCTCGCGCTCGGTTTGAAGTATTCGTAGTTTCTCTA is part of the Methanosphaerula palustris E1-9c genome and encodes:
- a CDS encoding F420-dependent methylenetetrahydromethanopterin dehydrogenase; this encodes MVVKVGIAKLGNIASGVMAELLLDERADREDMQTFMATSGTKLQPEDIDRVVSTMKAWEPDFCIVVSPNGVLPGPVGARDELLKAGIPCVVITDDITTKKEGWEALKASSFGYIIMKADAMIGARREFLDPVEMADFNGNLVKVLALTGAFRKLQTELDKVIDQVKEGKKGADLVLPKVVMTSDKAVDGEFSNPYALAKARAAYEIAQAVAGVNVKGCFMTKEWEKYIPIVASAHEMMRQAAALGDEAREIEKAGNGIIRKPHKKDGTIVSKITLISKPE
- a CDS encoding Tfx family DNA-binding protein is translated as MKEGLLTERQKEVLRYRKQGMTQQQIADIIETSKANVCTIEKSAMENIRRAKETLRFLYTLDAIALCTIPAGTDLLTVGPSIYKEAEKHQIKVKYDTLTLINRLRDSHPDQVRGRYIREEIGVYITQDGDLYFE
- a CDS encoding transcription initiation factor IIB, whose product is MQEIEKLRILQTEREALKNRNRVIEHEKKTEDHTESVCPECKSRQLVHDYERAELVCQNCGLVIDDDFIDRGPEWRAFDHDQRMKRSRVGAPMTFTIHDKGLSTMIDWRNRDSYGRAISSKNRAQLYRLRKWQRRIRVSNATERNLAFALSELDRMASALGLPRNVRETAAVVYRDAVDKNLIRGRSIEGVAAAALYAACRQCSVPRTLDEIAEVSRVSRKEIGRTYRFISRELGLKLLPTSPIDYVPRFCSGLTLKGEVQSRAVEILRQAAERELTSGRGPTGVAAAAIYISSILGGERRTQREVAEVAGVTEVTIRNRYKELAEKLDIEIIL